In Archocentrus centrarchus isolate MPI-CPG fArcCen1 chromosome 24, fArcCen1, whole genome shotgun sequence, one DNA window encodes the following:
- the LOC115774602 gene encoding CAD protein-like produces the protein MVIFPSAGAGDGYSHPPPLSRLLSPQSGSGQVPPGQVLHLQMSPLLHPLVGQHILSVRQFSKEQISHLFNVAHTLRLMVQKERSLEILKGKAMASMFYEVSTRTSSSFAAAMQRLGGSVVHFSESTSSSQKGESLADSVQTMSCYADVLVLRHPSPGAVERASRHCRKPVINVGDGVGEHPTQALLDVFTIREELGTVNGMTITMVGDLKHGRTVHSLAKLLTQYRITLRYVAPKNLHMPAEIISYVASKGIKQLLELQDWKTDSRVEVGGISSGCSRRGRSLHSAVGHCVTFIITSHLENQKKRST, from the exons ATGGTCATTTTCCCATCAGCCGGTGCTGGTGACGGTTACAGCCACCCTCCCCCGCTGtccaggctgctgtccccacAGTCCGGGTCGGGACAGGTGCCTCCTGGTCAGGTGTTACACCTCCAGATGTCTCCTCTGCTTCACCCACTGGTGGGCCAGCACATCCTGTCTGTCAGGCAGTTCAGCAAGGAGCAG aTCTCACACCTGTTCAATGTTGCTCACACTTTGCGTTTGATGGTTCAGAAGGAAAGAAGTCTGGAAATCCTGAAG GGTAAAGCGATGGCCTCCATGTTCTATGAGGTCAGCACTCGCACCAGCAGCTCCTTTGCAGCGGCCATGCAGCGTCTGGGCGGCTCCGTCGTCCATTTCAGCGAGtccacttcctcctcacagAAGGGAGAATCGCTGGCCGACTCAGTTCAGACCATGAGCTGCTACGCAGACGTCCTCGTGCTCCGTCACCCATCGCCTGGAGCTGTAGAG AGAGCATCCCGCCATTGCCGTAAGCCGGTGATCAATGTAGGCGATGGTGTCGGGGAGCACCCCACCCAGGCCCTCCTGGACGTCTTCACcatcagagaggagctggggaCGGTCAACGGCATGACG ATAACGATGGTGGGCGATCTGAAGCATGGCCGCACAGTTCATTCCCTCGCCAAGCTGCTGACCCAGTACCGCATCACCCTGCGCTACGTGGCTCCCAAAAACCTCCACATGCCAGCAGAGATCATCAGCTACGTGGCCTCAAAGGGCATCAAACAG CTGCTTGAGCTACAGGACTGGAAAACTGACAGTAGAGTCGAGGTTGGTGGGATCAGCAGCGGCTGcagcagaagaggaaggagccTTCACAGTGCTGTAGGTCACTGCGTCACCTTCATCATCACCTCGCACCTGGAAAACCAAAAGAAGCGGTCCACATAA